The Corallococcus exiguus genomic interval GCCTCGCCGCCCAGGCCGCTCAGCTCCACGCCGGCCCGGCCCTCCCTGCCGAACATGAGCGTGGGCAGCAGGCCGCTGCTGAGCACGGACCGCTCCAGGAAGCGCGCGGCGCGGGACACCGCCGTGTCGTCAGCGCGCGGAGCGGGCAGCTGGTGGAAGAGCCCCTCCAGGTCCACGAGGACGGGGAACTCTCCGGCGGCGAGGAGGTTGCCGGAGTGCAGGTCCACTCCGCGCAGCAGATACAGCAGCGCCAGGTGGCTGCCCTGGCGCCAATAGAAGCGCGCCACGGCGTCGCGGTCTGCGCACCCGCTGGTCTCGACGTGCTCCACCCAGCCATGTGACTCGCGCGTCAGCACCTTCAGCCTGCGGTGCGGATGGCGCAGGCCCCAGCGCTCCAGCTGTTCCAGCAGGTCCTGGTAGCGGGCCTCGACCTCCAGCGACCGCGGCTTGTAGACGACCCTCAAGCCGGAGCGGAACGTCAGCAGCGCCACGCTGCGGCCCTCGCGGTGCGGATCTCCCGCGCCGGTGCGCGCCTCCACGAGCGGCCCTGGATCCACGTCCGCGCCGAGCACGGCCACCAGGGCCTCCCGGTCCTCCGCCAGGTGTGTCAGCAGCTCCAGGCTCGTCTGGATCCATCGCTCCAGGGACGTCACCAGGAGCCGCGCCAGCACCGGGTACTCCTCCAGGAACGCGGCGAGCCGGCCCGGGGCCTCCAGGTGGTGCAGGGCGAAGTGCTCGAAGCGCGCCTGGGGTGTTTCGCCTCGCAGTTCGCCGCGCAGCCGGGCCACGTTGAGCTCCAGCACCAGCGACCGGGTCGCGGTCTGCATCAGCCGCTGCTCCAGCGCGTCCACGAGCCAGGCTTCGGCGCGCGCGTCCAGCAATGCATCGGCGGCCAATCCGCTCCGGGTGGCCAGCGCATCAACGCCAGCCCGCAGCCGGCTCAGCCCCAGTTGGAGGAACCGGCGCGTCAGTGCGGGCACGCGCATCCGTGGGCTTGGATCCACGGGGGAGGGGAGGGCGACGTCGGCCGCGCGGTCCGACAGCACTTCTTCCAGGAGCGGCAGCCACGTCAGGGCTTCCGGCCGCGTCGTACTTCCCGCGAGCCTGCGCACGAAGGACGCCGCGTCCAGCCCCACGCCGCGAAGGCGCTCATCGAAGGACGCCTCATCCCCCAGCGTGCTGCGCCGCCACGCCTGGAGGCGCGACTCGGCTTGCTGGAGCGACGGGGCGGAAGGGTCCTCTCCCGCGGCCTCCCGCTCATGGAGGAAGGCAGCCCGCTCCCACGCATCCATCTTCAAGCCCTCTCGCATGCGCGCCCTGCACGTCCGTCTGGACTTGGAAAAAGACAGGCGCGAGGACCGGAGCCCCCGCGCCTCGAGTGAAACGGGACGACTCCTCGTGGGAGTCGCCCGTCACACACCGTCCATCAGCACAGGGAGAACGTCAGATTGGTGCAGATGTACTCACAGGAGTTGGTGGCGGTGAAGCCGATGTCGATCCTGCCGCCGACCACGTCCATCAGCTCGGTCTCGCTCAGCTCGTTCAGCGTCGCGCCAGAGGGGTTCGCGGGCAGCTGGGTGCGCTGCTCGGCGGTGAGGCTCTCGCGGAACGACGGGTCCTTCCAGGCGCGGATGATCATGTCGGGGGTCATCATGTTGAGCCGCCTCCTTTTTTGACGGCCCACCCAGGCTAGCCCGCGAACTCCGGCTGCTTCAAACGTCCGCGGCCTTTTCATGTATCACCGGGTGATGCCGGTGTGAGTCGCGGGCGCCCCATTTTCCCTGGCGCGTGGGAGGGTAATCACGCGTGGTGAAGAGCCATGCGCCGAGACCCCTCCAGGACTACGTCTCGGGTGGGGCTTCGGGGGCCTTCTGCATCGACTCACGTGCGCGAACCCGCTCCTCGCGCTGCTTCTCGACCAGCGCTCGTGCTTTCTCCTTCTGAGGCTCCTCCAGGAGTGCTTCGACCTCGCTGTACGCCGCTGTCTCGTTGGCCTCCATCGCCTGGAGCAGGAGCTGTTGCCGCTTCAGCGCTTCCTCGCTCACGGGTTCGGGAGGTTGGGCCGGCGGCCTGTACGGAGGCCGGCCTCCCCGGCCCGCGGGGCCGACCCTGACAGGCATGGCTCCCGGCGGCGGATTGCCTCCCATGGGGGGCGTCCAGATGGCCCGGAGCTCTTCACGCAGGGGCCTGTTGGTCACGGTCAGTGCTTCGTCCCGCTGGCCTATCTTGATCAACTGGTCGGTGCTCAGCCCCAGCTCCTGATAGTTCTCGAGCAGCAACGCGAGGGGCGACTCGAAGAGGATCCTCGGGGGCGGCTGCCTTCGCTGCTCCACCGGTGGGGACGATGCGCAGGCAGTAACAAGGGCCACCAGCAACAACCACGGCGCGAGATGACGCGGCGACATCTGTCCTCCTTGGGGCGTGTGCCTTCTCTCTATTTTGATATCGCGTCCCATGGAAGGACCACGAGGTCCTGGTGTCAGCAGCACTGACGTAGAGTGCACGGGTGATGTCCCAGCCTGACGACTCCTCCGGCCTGAATGACGGCTACGTGTACCGCGAGTGGATTGGCGCCGCCTCCGTGGGGCGCACCACGCTCGCCCACCTGTCGGACAAGTACCGGCACTCCACCGAGGAGGAGTGGCGTGCGCGCTTCGTGCGTGGCGAGGTGCGACTGGACGGCCTCATCGCGACCGGCGACGAGGTGCTGCGGGCCCACCAGGAGCTCTGCTGGCACCGGCCGCCCTGGCGGGAACCGGAGGCGCCCGACAGCTTCGAGTTGGTGTACGAGGACGCTGCGCTGCTCGCGGTCATCAAGCCGAGCGGGCTGCCGACGCTGCCCTCCGGCGGCTTCCTCAAGCGCACGCTGCTCTCGCTCGTGCGGCTGCGCTGGCCGGAGGCGTCCGCGCTGCACCGGCTGGGGAGGGCGACCTCGGGGCTGGTGCTCTTCTCCCGCACGCATGAAGCCGCCGCGAAGCTCTCAGGCAACTGGCGCGAGGGCGACGTGGAGAAGCGCTACCGGGCGCTCTCGGACGGGGTCGCGGCGCAGGAGTCCTATGACATCCACACGCCCATCGGGCTGGTGCCGCACCCCGTGCTGGGGGCGGTGCACGGGGCGACCGCGAAGGGCAAGCCGTCACACAGCCGCGCGGAGGTCCTGGAGCGGCGTGACGGACAGACCCTCTTCGAGGTGCGCATCCACACGGGCCGCCCCGAGCAGATCCGCATCCACCTGGCGGCCATCGGTCATCCGCTCACGGGAGATCCGATGTTCGCCTCGGGAGGTCTGCCCCGCGAGCACGCGCCCGGCCTGCCCGGAGATGGAGGCTACCTGCTCCACGCGGAGACGCTCGCGTTCACGCACCCCATGACGGCGGAGCGCCTGCGCCTGTACGCCCCACCTCCGGCCGCGTTGAGGATGGCGTCGGAAGCCTGAGCCCCCACACGCAATGGCCTCAGTAGGAGCCCCACCGTGACGGAAGCGGGCCACTCCATTGCGTCTTGAGCCCCGGCGTCGTCAGCGGCGCGGTGCCATTGATGCGCATGATGCTGGAGCTCTCGTTGAGGCTGGACCAGTCCGCGGCGATGTTGCGGCAGTAGCGGTCCTTCGCGAAGCCGGTGGTCATGTCGTGGATGCAGGGGGTGGCATCCCAGACGCGGTCCGCTTGAAGCCGCTGGACGGCGGCGACGATGGTCAAGGGCATCTCTCCGGAGGCTCGAACGAAGGGAACGCCATCGACAGGCACGCCCTTCGACGACAGCAGCTCGAACGCCTTGCCGGAGTAGCTCAGCGTGCCAGGCATGCTGAAGTCCCAGGCACTGGCGCTGAAGGGCGCGGTCTGTCCACAGGATGCCGCGTTGCTGGGAGCGTCGGTGCAGGCGCCGCCGAGGTGAAGCACCAGCACGGCGCCCGTCTCCACCGTGTAGCCCTGGGGAAAGGTGAAGGCGAAGTCGGAGTTGGTGAGCTCCTGGAGGGAGATACCGGTCAGCGTCCCGCCGGTGACGGCCACCAGTTCGATGAGGTCCTGCGGGGCGTCTGGGTTGATCTCGGTGATGCGAAGCGAGGCTTCCGGCGGAGGCTCACCGCCATCCAGGGTGCCCGCATCCGAGTCCCCGGCATCCGGAGCGCCCGCGTCGCCGGAGCCCGCGTCGCCGGAGCCCGCGTCCCCCGAACCCGCGTCGTCGGACGTGCCTGCGTCCACGCCCGAGTCACCCGCACCTGCATCTGGCGAGGACGCCTGAACGCAGCGTTCCTCAACGCAGACGATGTCGGGGCCCCGGGACGCACAGTCCGCTGTGTCCGTGCACTCTGGGTCGGAGCAGGCGGAGACGAGTGGGAGCAAGGCAAGGGCTACGAGTCTCGGGCGGAGCATGGGGAGGACCTGGATGCGCGGTGGGGGGAGCGCACTGAACATAGGCGAAATGGCAGCGCTGTTGGGGAGGTGAGCGCTGGCCCGGCTCCTGGCCTCCCGTCACCTGGAGATGGAAAGTGGCGTCGCGCCCCGCCGAAGTACAATGCGGCACTGGTTACGACTCGCCTCACCGTCCTTCGATCCTGCCCCTTTGAGCCCGTGCGAGCCGCCCCCCGCATGACTTCTGTGTGATGTCACGACGCACGACATGGATGATGGGCCTGGGCGCCCTGGTCTTCCTGGGGGCGCTCCTGCTCATCCGGTGGCACGGCGGCCGTGGAGCCTCGGCCGTGGCCCGGCCGGGAGCGGCTGTCTCACAGGAACTCGTGCCCCGCGTGATGGAGCCTGCGTCCCGCCGTGAGGGCTTCCTGGGCGTCATCGTTGCCAGCGGCAGCGTGGACGTGGCCGCCAGGCTGGAAGGCACCCTCGAACGCGTGAACGCGCAGGTCGGAGACACCGTGCGCCAGGGCGCGGTCCTCGCCCAGCTGGACACGCGGGCCCTCCAGCGCGAGCTGGCGGTGGCGCAGGCGTCGCTCCAGGCAGGGGAGGCGGAGCAGCACATCGCCTCCATCGCGCTCACGGAGATGCAGGAGCGGCTCCAGCGCCGCTCCGACCCGCAGCAGCGCGCCCTGGGGGCCCTCTCCGAGGAGGAGCTGGCCACCGCACGCTTCCAGGAGCAGACCGCCGTGGCCCGTTTGCGCGCGGTGGAGGCGATGGTGGCGGAGCGCAAGGCGCGCGTGGCGCAGATTGCCCAGAAGATCTCCGATGCCTCCGTCCTCGCGCCTTTCGACGGGCAGGTCGCGAACCGCTACCTCGACACCGGGGCGATGGTGGCTCCCGGCCGCGCCGTCTTCCACCTCATCCGCTCCGGAGCGCAGCAGGTGCGCTTCGCCATTCCGGAGGACCAGGCGGCGAGCCTTTCGGTGGGCACGCGGCTGTCCGTGGAGGTGCCGTCCCTGGGGCAGGTCCTGGAGGGGAGGGTGGAGAACCTGGCACCGGAAGTAGACGCGGCCTCGCGCATGCTCCTGGCCATCGCGAGCGTGCCGCGCGAGGGCCATGCTCCGGTGCCCTCGGGCGTCGTGGTGCGGGTGTTCGTCCAGAAGGACGCCGCTTCCCAGGCGGTCACGCCATGACGTCCAGGCCGAGCCCGTATCGCAAGGAGGCGCTGGAATACCGGCAGCGGGCCCACGCGGAGTCCGGGGGCGACCTCTTGCGGATCAGCCCCGCGTGGACCCGGTGGGCCTACTGGGTGCTGGTGGGCGCGCTGGCCTGTTCGCTGCTCTTCTTCTGCGTGGGCACGCTCTTCGAATACGCGGCGGGCCCCGCGCTCATTCGCGTGGAGGGCAAGACGGACCTGACGGTCGCGTTCTCCGGCGTGGTGCTGACGGTGGACGTGCAGCCCGGCCAGCGCGTCGTCGCGGGCCAGCCGCTGGTGCACTTCGCGTCCGAACAGGAGCAGGGGACCCTGGCGCGCATCTCCCGCGAGTTCGAACTGCAACTCGTCCGCTACCTGCGCGACCCCTCGGATGAAGGGGCACGCCAGGCGCTCACGGGCCTCAGGGCCGAGCGCGAGCTGGCCCAGGCCCGGCTGGAGGAGCGCACGCTGCGAGCACCTCACGCGGGCGTCGTCGGGGACCTGCGGTTGCAGCCCGGCCAGTACATCTCCTCTGGCATGCGCGCGCTGTCGCTCCTGGGGGACGACGCGACGGTGGTGGTGCTGGGCTTCCTGCCGGGGCAGTACCGTCCGCTGCTCGTGCCGGGCATGGACCTGCGCCTGGAGCTGCAGGGCTTCGCCTACGAGTACCGCGACCTCGTCATCGAGTCCGTGGGTGATCAGATCATCGGGCCCGCGGAGGCGCGGCGCTTCCTGGGCTCGGAGCTGGGGGACGCCATTCCCTTGGAGGGAGCGCTGGTGCTCGTGCGCGCGCGGCTGCCGCTGCGGACGTTCGTCCGCGAGGGACGGACCTTCAACTACTACGACGGCATGCCGGCGCGGGCAGAGGCGCGGGTGAAGTCGGAGAGCATCCTGCTCACGCTCGTTCCCGGACTGAAGGAGCTGCTGCCCCATGGCGGATGAATCCGGACGGGGGCTCGTGGAGCGCTTCCCCGCGCTGCGAAGGCTCCATGCGGCGGCGCGCGGGCAGCGCATCCCGGAAGTGCGGCAGATGACGCCGGCGGAGTGCGGCCTCGCCTGTCTGGCCATGGTGCTGGGCTTCCATGGCCGGAGCGTGGGACTGGACGAGCTGCGGCGCGTGATGGGCACCTCCCAGGATGGGCTCGCGGCGGCGCACCTGCTGACGGCGGGACGCGCCTTCGGCCTGAGGGGGCGGGGCGTCTCCGTCGACCTGGACGGAGTGACCTTCCTGCCCGAGGCGTCGGTCCTCCACTGGAAGTTCACCCACTATGTCGTCCTGGAGCGGTGGGCTCCCGACGGCGTGCACATCGTCGACCCGGCGCAGGGCCGGCGCTTCGTGTCCATGGAGCAGTTCCGGCAGTTCTTCACCGGCGTGGCGCTGCTCTTCGAACCCGGCGAAGGCTTCGTGCGAGCCCCGGGCAAACCCAAGCGCAGGTCGCGCTACGTGGAGAAGTTCGCGCGCCAATCCCAGACGCTCACGCGGGTGTTCGTCCTGTCGTTGATGTTGCAGGTCCTGACGCTCTCCATCCCCCTGCTGACCGGCCTGGTGGTGGACCGCGTCGTTCCCCGGGGCGACTACCACCTGCTGCTGGTCCTGGGCGTGGGGCTGGGCGCGCTGGTGTGCTTCCACCTGCTGACCTCGCTGGTGCGCAGCCACCTGTTGCTGGAGCTGCGCACGCGGGTGGATTCGGACATGACGCTCGGGTTCCTCGAGCACCTGGTGTCGCTGGCGTATCCCTTCTTCCAGGCGCGCGCCGCGGGCGACCTGATGGCGCGCCTCAACGTCACCGCCACCGTGCGCGAGGTGCTCTCCTCCAGCCTCGTGTCCACGCTGCTGGATGGCCTGCTGGTGGTGCTCTACTTCGTCATCCTGACCGTGGCGAGCCCCGGAACGGCCCTGCTGGTGGGCGCCCTGGGCGCGTTGCAGGTGCTGGTGTTCGAGGTGTCCCGGCGCCAGCAGCGCAGCCTGCTCGCGCGCAACCTGGAGCTGGAGGCGCGCAATCAGAGCTACCAGATTGAAATGCTGACGGGGATGCAGACGCTGAAGGCCTTCGGCGCGGAGCACCGCGCCGTGCAGCACTACTCCAGCCTCTTCGTGGACGTGCTCAACGTCTCCCTGGCCCGAGGCCGGCTGACCGCCTGGGTGGACGCGCTCTCCGGCACGCTGAAGTTGAGCGCGCCGCTGCTGCTGCTCTGCATGGGCGCGCTCCAGGTCCTGGAGGGACGGATGAGCCTGGGGACGATGTTGAGCCTCAACGCGCTGGCCGTGGCCCTGCTCACGCCCCTGGCGAACCTGGTGTCCACGATGGGGCAGCTGCAACTGGTGGGCAGCTACATCGAGCGGATCGATGACGTGCTGGACACCCCGGTGGAGCGAGATACGGCGCGGCCGGAGGCGAGCGCGGAGCTGCAGGGACGGATTGAAATGGAGCGCGTCTCGTTCCGCTTCGGCACCCTGGCGCCGATGATCGTCCAGGACGTGTCCGTGCGCATCGAGCCCGGGCAGTTGGTGGCGATTGTCGGGCGCTCCGGAGCGGGGAAGAGCACGCTCGCGAACCTGCTGCTGGGGCTCTACCTGCCCACGGGAGGACGGGTGCTCTACGACGGAGTCGACCTGGAGCAGCTGTCCTTGAGCGCGGTGCGGGAGCAGGTGGGAATCGTCCTGCAGGAGCCCTCCTTCTTCGGGGCGACGCTGCGCGCGAACATCGCGCTCGGGGACCCGTCAGCGCCCCCGGAGCGCATCGTCGGCGCGGCGAAGCAGGCGCAGATCCACGATGAAATCATGGCCATGCCGCTCCAGTACGACACGCCGCTGGCGGACCGGGGGATGTCCCTGTCCGGAGGCCAGCGGCAGCGGCTGGCCCTGGCCCGCGCCCTGGTGCGCGACCCGAAAATCCTCCTCCTGGATGAAGCGACGAGCGCCCTGGACTCCGTCACCGAGCACCGGGTCCAGGACGCGCTGGCTTCCCTGAACTGCACGCGCATCGTCATCGCGCACCGGTTGAGCACCATCCGCAAGGCGGACCTCATCCTGGTGATGGAGGACGGGCGCATCGTCGAGCAGGGGCGCCATGAGACGCTCGTGCAAGGGGATGGCGCCTACGCCCGGCTGGTGTCAGCCCAGCTCTGACATCCGGGCGTGAAGAGAGTCCCCAAGGCCTTGAGACGGACCGCCAGGGGAAGCGTTACCGGTGCGAGCCGTAGTACCGCTTGCGGATGCCCAACTCGGCGATGAGCCCATCGTTGAGTGAGGCGCCCGCGTCCCAGAAGTCGGCTTTCTCCACGTCCCGGCACGCGCCCTTGTCGGTGTGGGACAAGCCGGTGTTGAGCGCGTCGATGACTGCATACCGGCTGGCCTGCTTGTAGGCCTCCTCGTCGCGCTCGTTCGCGATGGCCCTGCGCTTCAACTCGAGTTGATCCCAGATGCGGCAATACCAGTACAGCGACCGGAACACGCGCGCGTCATAGCGCGGCGCATAGAGCGCCCAGACATCGTCGTGGTAGCCCGTCTTGACGTCCTCGGTGCTGTTCCGCCCATGCCCCTCGCGCCATTCGCTCGCGGCGGCCACCGTGCTGCACATTCCATTCAGCCCCCCGAGGGTGCTCCGTTGAATGTGGCAGTACCCGATGCTCCGCTCCGTGAGCACCGCGGGCGCCTTGTACTGGTTGTAGGTGGTCAGCCGGACGGTCCGGGTGGTGTCCGCCTCGATGCCGGTGTCGAAGTGGTAGCCGCCCCACGTGTAGAGCACGAAGAAGCTCCACACGTTCTTCGCATTGACGCGCTCCCGCACTGTCGCCGTGGGCCTGGCCGCGGCCTGGATGATGGGAGTGACGCGCGCGACGACGTCGTCCTGCTTCCCGCCATACCAGTACCACCAGCGATAAGCGGTGCCCGTGCAGGTGGAGAGGAAGGACTGCATTCCGCGCACGGTGATGTTCTTGATTCCGCGCGCCTGGAACTTCCGCTGGAACGCGGCGACCTCCGCGTCGAGACACCAGAAGTACATCTGGTAGGTCGTCGTGAGTCCGTCCTTCAACTGGCCGCGGAGCGAGATGGGCCCATTGATGTCTCGGTCCTGGGCATTGGGGGGACCTGCCCAGCTGTAATGGACATCAACGCTGTACCGGATGGATCGCCACATCGCTCCAGTATGCGCGAGGCTCCCAGGGGCGTCGAACGCGAGGAATGACTCCAACGGGTCGAAGAGGACTTCCTGCGGTCTCCAGGACTCAGCGTCCGTGCGTCATGATGCCGCTCTGCTCCAGCAGCCCGAACAGCTCCAGCAGGGCCTCCACGGGAAAGACATAGCCATACTCGGCATGGGCCGCGTCGCGGATATCCGCCACGGAGCGCTTGCCGTCGGCGTAGCTCGCGAGCGCATCCGCCAGTTGGTAGAAGCGCAGCTCGCTCTCCCCCTGCTCGCGCAGGGCCGTGGACGCGGTGGTCATGGCGGCCTTCACCGTTTCCACCCGGGCCTTGGATTCGGGGGGCGCGCTGCGCTCCAGGTCATCGAACGAAGCGAGCTCCTGGCCCTTCACGCGACGCGGAACGAAGGCCCGTGCCTTGCGCTCGGCTTCGCCAGGTGAGGGCTCCTTCAGGGACACGCCGCGCGCCTTCCCGTCCGCATCCAGGCGCTTCAGGGCCTGGGACTCGGCGGTCTCCAGCGCCTGGACCATCGCCTTCACCGGTTCGGCGGGCGCGCCCAGGGCCAGGCAGGAGCGCAGGGCGTCGCGTTCGCGCTGGTAGCCCGCGCGCACCCCTGCTCGGGCCAGACGGGCGAAGCCGGGCACCTGCGCGGCGGGCGTCGAGGCCAGCTCGCGGCGGGCCCGGAACTCGTCCTCCGCCACGCGCTTCGCGCCGTGCACCGCCACCAGGCGCGAGAGCTCCAGGGCGCCCGTGCCTTCGGCCCACGCGGCCACGGTGATGCCGGCCAGGCCCGCG includes:
- a CDS encoding mersacidin/lichenicidin family type 2 lantibiotic encodes the protein MMTPDMIIRAWKDPSFRESLTAEQRTQLPANPSGATLNELSETELMDVVGGRIDIGFTATNSCEYICTNLTFSLC
- a CDS encoding RluA family pseudouridine synthase translates to MSQPDDSSGLNDGYVYREWIGAASVGRTTLAHLSDKYRHSTEEEWRARFVRGEVRLDGLIATGDEVLRAHQELCWHRPPWREPEAPDSFELVYEDAALLAVIKPSGLPTLPSGGFLKRTLLSLVRLRWPEASALHRLGRATSGLVLFSRTHEAAAKLSGNWREGDVEKRYRALSDGVAAQESYDIHTPIGLVPHPVLGAVHGATAKGKPSHSRAEVLERRDGQTLFEVRIHTGRPEQIRIHLAAIGHPLTGDPMFASGGLPREHAPGLPGDGGYLLHAETLAFTHPMTAERLRLYAPPPAALRMASEA
- a CDS encoding efflux RND transporter periplasmic adaptor subunit translates to MSRRTTWMMGLGALVFLGALLLIRWHGGRGASAVARPGAAVSQELVPRVMEPASRREGFLGVIVASGSVDVAARLEGTLERVNAQVGDTVRQGAVLAQLDTRALQRELAVAQASLQAGEAEQHIASIALTEMQERLQRRSDPQQRALGALSEEELATARFQEQTAVARLRAVEAMVAERKARVAQIAQKISDASVLAPFDGQVANRYLDTGAMVAPGRAVFHLIRSGAQQVRFAIPEDQAASLSVGTRLSVEVPSLGQVLEGRVENLAPEVDAASRMLLAIASVPREGHAPVPSGVVVRVFVQKDAASQAVTP
- a CDS encoding HlyD family efflux transporter periplasmic adaptor subunit yields the protein MTSRPSPYRKEALEYRQRAHAESGGDLLRISPAWTRWAYWVLVGALACSLLFFCVGTLFEYAAGPALIRVEGKTDLTVAFSGVVLTVDVQPGQRVVAGQPLVHFASEQEQGTLARISREFELQLVRYLRDPSDEGARQALTGLRAERELAQARLEERTLRAPHAGVVGDLRLQPGQYISSGMRALSLLGDDATVVVLGFLPGQYRPLLVPGMDLRLELQGFAYEYRDLVIESVGDQIIGPAEARRFLGSELGDAIPLEGALVLVRARLPLRTFVREGRTFNYYDGMPARAEARVKSESILLTLVPGLKELLPHGG
- a CDS encoding peptidase domain-containing ABC transporter; translation: MADESGRGLVERFPALRRLHAAARGQRIPEVRQMTPAECGLACLAMVLGFHGRSVGLDELRRVMGTSQDGLAAAHLLTAGRAFGLRGRGVSVDLDGVTFLPEASVLHWKFTHYVVLERWAPDGVHIVDPAQGRRFVSMEQFRQFFTGVALLFEPGEGFVRAPGKPKRRSRYVEKFARQSQTLTRVFVLSLMLQVLTLSIPLLTGLVVDRVVPRGDYHLLLVLGVGLGALVCFHLLTSLVRSHLLLELRTRVDSDMTLGFLEHLVSLAYPFFQARAAGDLMARLNVTATVREVLSSSLVSTLLDGLLVVLYFVILTVASPGTALLVGALGALQVLVFEVSRRQQRSLLARNLELEARNQSYQIEMLTGMQTLKAFGAEHRAVQHYSSLFVDVLNVSLARGRLTAWVDALSGTLKLSAPLLLLCMGALQVLEGRMSLGTMLSLNALAVALLTPLANLVSTMGQLQLVGSYIERIDDVLDTPVERDTARPEASAELQGRIEMERVSFRFGTLAPMIVQDVSVRIEPGQLVAIVGRSGAGKSTLANLLLGLYLPTGGRVLYDGVDLEQLSLSAVREQVGIVLQEPSFFGATLRANIALGDPSAPPERIVGAAKQAQIHDEIMAMPLQYDTPLADRGMSLSGGQRQRLALARALVRDPKILLLDEATSALDSVTEHRVQDALASLNCTRIVIAHRLSTIRKADLILVMEDGRIVEQGRHETLVQGDGAYARLVSAQL